In Scatophagus argus isolate fScaArg1 chromosome 5, fScaArg1.pri, whole genome shotgun sequence, a genomic segment contains:
- the serpine2 gene encoding glia-derived nexin translates to MKHLSLLFLVALVTLYGHEGVLSQAPSYGERGSDLGIQVFQQVVRSRPLENVVLSPHGVASILGMLLPGAHGETRKQVLNALRYKKNGPYKMLKKLHKTLTAKSNQDIVLIANAMFTQESFPMKEAFVATNKANFQSESKCLDFSNPHAAADEINKWVNNKTKGHIPSLIKADMLDPILTRLVAVNSIYFKGLWKSRFQPENTKMRPFTAGNGNVYKVPMMSQLSVFNMGMATTPQGLKYKVIELPYHGNTISMLIVLPSEEDTPLSRVIPHISTATVQSWTKLMHMRKVRLLIPKFTADAEVDLEAPLSALGITDIFNENRADFRHLSTEPVYVSKALQKAKVVVNEDGTKAAAATTAILLARSSPPWVTVDRPFLFLIRHNPTGTILFMGQINQP, encoded by the exons ATGAAGCATCTCTCATTATTGTTCCTGGTTGCACTGGTGACCTTGTATGGCCACGAGGGTGTGCTGTCCCAGGCTCCCTCTTATGGTGAAAGGGGCTCTGATCTGGGCATACAGGTCTTTCAGCAAGTAGTCCGCTCCAGGCCCCTGGAAAATGTGGTGCTGTCACCCCATGGGGTAGCTTCCATCCTTGGGATGTTATTGCCAGGAGCCCATGGGGAGACTCGGAAGCAGGTCCTCAATGCTCTCCGTTACAAGAAGAATG GACCATACAAGATGTTGAAGAAGTTGCACAAGACCTTGACAGCTAAGTCCAACCAGGATATTGTGCTGATCGCCAACGCCATGTTTACCCAGGAGAGCTTCCCCATGAAGGAGGCCTTTGTAGCCACCAATAAAGCCAACTTCCAGAGTGAGAGCAAGTGCCTGGATTTCAGCAACCCccatgcagcagcagatgaaatcAATAAATGGGTGAACAATAAGACCAAAG GTCATATCCCCAGCTTGATCAAAGCAGATATGCTGGACCCGATTTTGACCCGTCTGGTTGCTGTCAACTCAATCTACTTCAAAGGCTTATGGAAGTCCCGCTTCCAGCCTGAGAACACCAAGATGAGACCCTTCACTGCAGGCAATGGAAATGTATATAAAGTCCCAATGATGTCCCAACTATCTGTCTTCAACATGG GCATGGCCACCACACCTCAGGGACTGAAATACAAGGTGATCGAGCTGCCCTATCACGGCAACACCATCAGCATGCTGATCGTTCTGCCCTCTGAAGAGGACACACCCCTGTCCCGTGTTATCCCACACATCAGCACAGCCACAGTGCAGAGCTGGACCAAACTGATGCACATGAGAAAAGTCCGCCTGCTCATCCCCAA GTTTACTGCTGATGCGGAGGTGGACTTGGAAGCCCCTCTTTCAGCACTGGGAATAACAGACATATTCAATGAGAACAGAGCTGACTTCAGACACCTCA GTACTGAGCCTGTGTATGTATCCAAGGCACTTCAAAAAGCCAAAGTTGTTGTGAATGAAGATggaacaaaagcagcagctgccaCTA cTGCCATTTTGTTGGCTCGGTCCTCTCCACCTTGGGTTACAGTGGACAGacctttcctcttcctcatcagaCATAACCCCACAG GTACCATTCTCTTTATGGGCCAGATCAACCAGCCTTGA